The region ATTCCAGAGGGGTTTTCTATATTTATCAATATGAGATTCCATTATGATTAAAAAATCCGCAAAAAAATCTGCTGAAAGCAGGGGTAAGAAGAGGGAGGATTCGAGGATCGCTGAGCTTCAGTCCCAGCTTTCGGAGCTGAAAAAGCTCGTATCCATTCTCGAACGCGGGAAGTACATGTGGGAGTCAACTTTCGATGCCATCTCCTCGCCGGTGCAAATCATATCCAAGGATTATGAGATACTGAGGGCCAATATATCCCTCGCAGAAATAGCCAAGTCTGATATCAGGAAGATAATAGGTAGAAAATGCTACGAAGTCTTCGCGGGCAGGGATGTTCCATGCACGGGCTGCCCGGTTCTCGTGAAGTCGAAAGGAAAAAAGCCCTCTGTTTCACTGCTGGCAAACAAGATATTCGGGAGGGAATTCGAGGTCAGCGCATATCGTTACACAGGGGATGACAAGGGTTCCATCATACTTCATTACAGGGATGTCTCTGAGGAGCGGCGCTTGCAGCGAGAGGTGATCCAGCAGGAGAAGATGGCCGCGATAGGGATGCTCGCAGGCGGCGTGGCGCATGAGATCAATAATCCGCTCGGAGGGATAATCGCCTTTGCGCAGCTTCTCAAACGCGATGCTGCTGAGTATCCCGTGATCAAGGACGACCTCGATGCGATAGAGGAAGCGGCGGGGCGCTGCAAAAAAATTGTCGCCGATCTTCTCGATTTTTCCAGGAGCTCAAGGGAGGGGGAACTCGCACCGACCGACCTGAACGTAATTCTAGAAAAAGTTTTTCCATTCATTCGCAGGGAGATGCAATCCTTAAATGTAGAGCTGATATTCGACGCTGCCGGCAGGCTCCCCAGGGTGATGGCTAGGGCGGACAGGCTCCAGCAGGTTTTTCTCAACCTCATGACCAACGCCTGCCACTCGATGAATAAGGGCGGGAAGCTCTTCGTTTCGACATCTTCTTCGGAGGGCGGAAAGAAGGTGGTCGTGAAGATCAGAGACACCGGACACGGAATATCTTCCGAGGTACGCGACCAGATTTTCAATCCTTTTTTTACGACTAAGGAGCCGGGAAAAGGAACGGGGCTTGGTCTTTCCATAAGCTACAGGATAGTTCGCGAGCACGGCGGCACTATAACATTCGAGGATGTGGAGGGCGGCGGCACGGAATTCGTTGTGCTTTTGCCAGCGTCCAAATGACGAGGGGGAAAAAGATGGCAAGGATTCTTATCGTTGATGATGAAGTCGCTATAAGAAAGGCCCTTGAAAGATTTTTGAAAGGGCTGAAATACGAAGTGGTGACGGCCAAGGACGGCGAAGAGGGGATGAAATATGCCGCCGATCAGAGTTTCGATCTCGCGCTCGTCGATCTCGTGATGCCCAAGATGGATGGGGTGGAGTTCATAAGGGAGATCAAGAAGGTACAGCCCGCCATAGTTCCGATAGTGCTTACAGGCTTCGGCACGATCACGTCCGCTGTCGAGGCTATGAAGGCCGGCGCGTATCATTACCTCACGAAGCCCTTCGAGCTCGATGATATAGCGTCGCTGATAGCCACG is a window of Myxococcales bacterium DNA encoding:
- a CDS encoding hybrid sensor histidine kinase/response regulator, coding for MIKKSAKKSAESRGKKREDSRIAELQSQLSELKKLVSILERGKYMWESTFDAISSPVQIISKDYEILRANISLAEIAKSDIRKIIGRKCYEVFAGRDVPCTGCPVLVKSKGKKPSVSLLANKIFGREFEVSAYRYTGDDKGSIILHYRDVSEERRLQREVIQQEKMAAIGMLAGGVAHEINNPLGGIIAFAQLLKRDAAEYPVIKDDLDAIEEAAGRCKKIVADLLDFSRSSREGELAPTDLNVILEKVFPFIRREMQSLNVELIFDAAGRLPRVMARADRLQQVFLNLMTNACHSMNKGGKLFVSTSSSEGGKKVVVKIRDTGHGISSEVRDQIFNPFFTTKEPGKGTGLGLSISYRIVREHGGTITFEDVEGGGTEFVVLLPASK